Proteins from one Oncorhynchus gorbuscha isolate QuinsamMale2020 ecotype Even-year linkage group LG18, OgorEven_v1.0, whole genome shotgun sequence genomic window:
- the LOC124003356 gene encoding LOW QUALITY PROTEIN: integrin alpha-X-like (The sequence of the model RefSeq protein was modified relative to this genomic sequence to represent the inferred CDS: deleted 1 base in 1 codon): MLVNKVKEKMSRQGPLSLLTWMGAMAVSSMAFNIDEANPKIYKGEEKDFFGYKVLQFISGQDKGVMVSAPYQKNGSGGICRCALDRTDCTDCYTPQETDTIKYIGLSMAGQSTSPPTFTACSPGLAHECDGNSYLNSICYQFNSQLQITSNFTPAFQECTKKIVDLVFLFDGSGSMTTEEFDKNKGFIDNIMTTLKNSSIKFAAVQFSSIARTVFNFNDYKEGRALTNLWKEKHMSSLTNTHQAIDFLLKNIFENQAAGATEDATKVLVIITDGDPSDTDKRFNSINRSDDKNIIRFVIGVKNVDLTKLKSLASEPKENNTFLIQDYNGLKGILDNLQKKIFNIEGSKTALAGNLTKEMSQSGFSAVYVNKDTLVLGSVGSNNWRGSLFETEGLRSEEREIQDPTLDKDSYMGYSVAVGKKNENLLYFTGAPRSEHMGRILLFNKVNNNWTVAQRLSGEQMGSYFGAELCSVDIDSDGNTDFLLVGAPMFHQPPREGRIYVYILTDKLELRMEMNVSVLVQGRFGSSISSLTDLNGDELKDVAVGAPLEDDHRGAVYIYLGEKLKGIRPEFSQRISAARMRSKLQFFGQTIDGKMDLGEDGLTDIVVGTRGAVVVLRSRPVLSISAHLHFHPSEISTDNFDCLAKETISPVVTLTACFNMAEATKSKAGVLSAGMNVSYTLDVDPVRQRSRAFYNDTNKGARSSLSTVELRKEQTCFNHSVYMTQCVIDTLSPIIIQLTFFQSESQQEGCTAILNTDSSAKAVVEVPFEKNCKENETCLAELEVDFNFITSTLLVVDQSYFNVTIRLSNHGDDSYNTSLTLLYPPGLSFAMMHLLKSTRRTVFSCGGLEGEMDRTTCSVSLPVYRSKTTAVFTSKFHILNTYDWKDTMEMTVIGLSDNGNSTNSSLTRTIPVQFAVDLVAKALPQDSTTYMNFTLEDTSPKRLVNVYEVQNLGFKSVPITVTFTFPTKLEHRFEMKDYEISVLQNHTQCGKVINSTTEYCSPEKYCKSIECESFLLEKFLTVTFVLSGNVSFKDLEQHAKSLSLPKKFTGDRETVNFISLVKLSYDKKQYAQTASDPGDNSTSFHQTQIDDQAEIIIHPQGELILGTGVGVGLFLLIIITMAMYMLGCFKRKRLVDNAQEDENEGEQREQDDAVQPITEKKLEPESGAVESNSLLDDSQTENNGFPTCEAVGEGPKEEQDVV; the protein is encoded by the exons ATGCTAGTGAACAAAGTGAAGGAGAAGATGTCCAGGCAGGGACCCCTCTCCCTGCTCACCTGGATGGGAGCCATGG CTGTCTCTTCAATGGCTTTCAACATAGATGAAGCAAACCCCAAAATCTACAAGGGAGAGGAAAAGGATTTCTTTGGTTACAAAGTTCTGCAATTCATATCTGGCCAAGACAAAGG GGTAATGGTCAGTGCTCCATATCAGAAGAACGGATCTGGTGGAATCTGTAGATGTGCTCTAGACAGAACAGACTGTACAGACTGTTACACACCTCAAG AAACTGACACAATCAAGTACATTGGACTGTCTATGGCTGGACAATCTACTTCTCCTCCAACATTCACT GCCTGCAGCCCTGGTCTGGCACACGAGTGTGATGGGAACTCCTATCTGAACAGTATCTGTTATCAGTTCAACAGCCAGCTCCAGATCACCTCGAACTTCACACCTGCCTTCCAAG AATGTACTAAGAAAATAGTCGACCTCGTTTTCCTCTTTGACGGATCAGGAAGCATGACAACGGAGGAATTTGATAAGAACAAAGGTTTCATAGACAATATCATGACAACCCTAAAAAACTCCTCAATCAAG TTTGCAGCGGTTCAGTTCTCATCAATAGCCAGGACAGTTTTCAACTTCAATGACTACAAAGAGGGGAGAGCCTTGACTAATCTTTGGAAAGAAAAGCACATGTCTAGTCTAACCAACACACATCAGGCGATAGACTTTCTTTT GAAAAACATTTTTGAAAACCAAGCCGCCGGCGCCACCGAGGATGCAACTAAAGTACTGGTCATAATAACAGATGGAGATCCCAGTGATACTGATAAAAGGTTTAACTCTATCAACAGAAGTGATGACAAAAACATCATCCGTTTCGTTATTGGG GTCAAGAATGTCGATTTGACGAAACTAAAGTCACTAGCATCAGAGCCAAAAGAGAACAACACTTTCCTCATCCAGGACTACAACGGACTAAAAGGAATCCTAGACAACTTACAAAAAAAGATCTTCAACATTGAAG GTTCCAAGACTGCTCTGGCTGGAAACTTGACGAAAGAGATGTCTCAGAGTGGGTTTAGTGCTGTCTACGTTAATAAG GATACCTTGGTTCTGGGCTCAGTGGGGTCAAACAACTGGCGTGGATCTCTCTTTGAGACTGAGGGTCTGAGATCCGAGGAAAGGGAAATTCAGGACCCCACATTGGACAAAGACTCCTATATGG GATACTCTGTAGCTGTTGGGAAGAAGAACGAGAACCTTCTATATTTTACCGGAGCACCAAGATCTGAACACATGGGACGGATTCTACTTTTCAACAAGGTTAACAACAACTGGACTGTGGCACAAAGATTGTCTGGAGAACAG ATGGGCTCCTACTTTGGGGCAGAGCTGTGTTCTGTGGACATAGACTCAGACGGCAACACAGACTTCCTCCTGGTCGGTGCACCAATGTTTCACCAACCACCGAGAGAGGGCAGGATCTACGTCTACATACTAACTGATAAG CTGGAACTGAGGATGGAGATGAATGTTTCAGTGCTGGTTCAGGGTAGATTcggctcctccatctcctctctcacagacCTGAATGGAGATGAGCTGAAGGATGTAGCTGTGGGCGCTCCACTTGAGGACGATCACAGGGGGGCCGTGTACATCTACCTGGGTGAAAAGCTAAAGGGAATCCGCCCTGAATTCAGCCAG CGCATCTCAGCTGCGAGGATGAGATCTAAGCTCCAGTTCTTTGGCCAGAcgattgatgggaagatggaccTGGGTGAGGATGGACTGACTGATATCGTAGTAGGAACGCGTGGCGCAGTTGTCGTCTTGAG GTCCCGACCGGTCCTCAGCATCTCTGCTCATCTCCACTTCCATCCCTCTGAGATCAGCACTGATAACTTTGACTGTCTGGCAAAAGAGACCATTTCCCCTGTGGTGACTTTGACAGCCTGCTTTAACATGGCAGAGGCAACAAAGAGTAAAGCTG GGGTGCTGAGTGCAGGGATGAACGTCTCCTACACGCTGGATGTGGATCCAGTGAGACAGAGGAGCCGAGCCTTTTACAATGACACGAACAAAGGAGCCAGaagttctctctctactgtggagCTGAGAAAGGAGCAGACCTGCTTCAACCACTCAGTCTACATGACA CAATGCGTGATTGACACATTATCGCCCATAATCATCCAACTTACATTTTTTCAATCTGAAAGCCAACAAGAGGGTTGTACTGCCATTCTGAATACTGACAGTTCTGCAAAGGCTGTGGTCGAG GTGCCCTTTGAAAAGAACTGCAAAGAAAATGAAACCTGTTTGGCAGAGCTTGAGGTGGACTTCAACTTCAT CACATCAACTTTATTAGTGGTGGACCAAAGTTACTTTAATGTGACTATAAGACTGTCCAATCACGGGGATGACTCC TATAACACcagtctaaccctcctctaccctcctggcCTCTCATTCGCCATGATGCATCTTCTGAAG TCCACAAGGAGAACAGTATTCAGCTGTGGTGGTCTGGAAGGTGAAATGGACAGAACTACATGCAGTGTCAGCCTCCCTGTCTACCGTAGTAAAACTACC GCTGTGTTCACCAGTAAATTCCATATTTTGAATACATACGACTGGAAGGACACAATGGAGATGACCGTCATTGGACTGAG CGACAATGGAAACTCAACCAATAGTTCCCTAACCCGGACCATCCCTGTTCAATTTGCAGTTGACCTGGTAGCAAAAGC CCTTCCCCAAGACTCCACCACTTACATGAACTTTACTCTGGAGGACACATCACCTAAAAGACTGGTGAATGTATATGAG GTGCAGAACTTGGGATTTAAGTCTGTACCCATCACAGTCACCTTCACTTTCCCAACTAAGCTTGAGCACAGATTTGAAATGAAGGACTACGAAATATCTGTCTTACAG AACCACACTCAATGTGGAAAGGTTATCAATTCAACAACAGAG TACTGCTCTCCAGAAAAATATTGCAAGTCCATCGAGTGTGAAAGTTTCCTTTTGGAGAAGTTTTTGACAGTTACATTTGTGCTGTCTGGAAATGTTTCCTTCAAGGACCTCGAACAACATGCAAAG AGCTTGTCATTGCCAAAGAAATTCACTGGGGACAGAGAAACTGTCAACTTCATCAGTTTAGTCAAACTCAGCTATGACAAAAAACAATATGCTCAGACAGCGAGTGACCCAGGG GACAACTCTACAAGCTTCCACCAAACACAG ATTGATGACCAGGCTGAGATCATCATTCATCCACAAGGAGAGCTGATACTAGGGACAGGAGTTGGAGTAGGACTTTTTCTCCTGATCATCATCACAATGGCCATGTATATG CTGGGATGTTTCAAGAGAAAAAGGCTTGTTGATAATGCACAGGAAGATGAGAATGAAGGGGAACAGAGGGAGCAAGATGACGCTGTTCAGCCTATAACAGAGAAAAAGCTAGAGCCTGAGAGTGGAGCAGTGGAGTCAAATTCTCTCCTTGACGACAGTCAAACAGAAAACAATGGCTTCCCCACTTGTGAGGCGGTAGGGGAGGGACCAAAAGAAGAACAGGATGtagtgtaa